Below is a genomic region from bacterium.
TGATGATGTATCCTGGGAATAACCGGCCGAGCCGGCCAGGAAAATGACCAAAACCACCAACGCCGGAAACATAATCTTTTTCATTTCACCATCCTTTATTGGTTTTTATTTAATAGTTTGCTTATCGTTGCCTTCAGCTCCTCCAGATTCCCCGATTTGACTATGTAGGCATCGGCCAGCCAGGAGGAGAAATCCGCCTTGTAGGCCGGATAGGCGGTGTTGATGACGATGGGGATCCTGGGATCAAAATCCCGCATCCAGCGCAGGGCCTCCAGGCCGCCCTCCTCGGCCGTCAGCTTCAGGTCCAGCACCACCAGCTCCGGCTTTTCCTTTTCAAAGCACTGCCTGGCCTCTTCGGCCGAGGCGGCGGTGGTGATCTGGTGACCCATGGCCTCCAGTTCCTTTTGATACAGCAGCCTCAGGTTCTGGTCGTCGTCCACTACCAGCAATTTACCCATATGCCGATCCTTCCGTTTTATTGGGATTAGATTTAGCCACTAAGACACTAAGACTCTAATAATCTACTTCAATTTGCCATACTTTTGTGTCCCCTTCGACGCGGCTCAGGACATGCTTGGTGACTTTGTGGCAAGTATAATTTTACATATTCCCCCTAAACATTATACTGCCGTTTGATTGCCCGAGGGCAGGCGGATCACAAACGATGTCCCCCGGCCTTCGGCGGAACTGACCGCAATGCTGCCCCGGTGGCCCTCCACTATTTTCTTGCTAACCGCCAAACCTATGCCTAAGCCCCCCCGTTTGGTGGTGAACTTGGGCTCAAAGACATGCTCCAGCGCCTGGCGTGATATGCCCGAACCGGTATCTGATATCGATATGACCATCTCTTTTTGGGCATCCAGAAATGTTCTGACCGACAATTGCCCGCCCAGAGGCATTGCGTGCAGGGCGTTCTTGAGAATGTTCATCAGCACCTGCGGGAACTGGCGGCGGTCTATCCAGACCGGTTCCAGCCCTTCTTCCATCGACATCTCCACCTTTATGCTCTGGCGGTCGAACTCTGTTCTCAGCACGCCAAGGCAGCGTTTGACCACATCGTTGATGCTTTCGCTGACCAGCTCCGGCTCCTTGAACCGCGACAGTTCCAGGGTGTCGGTCAGCACCCCCTCCAGCCGGTCGATCTCGGAGCTGATGATCTTAAGCTGCTGGCCGAACTGGGGATCGTCGGGTTTTTCCCTGATCATGGAATTGACGAACCCCCCGATGGAGACCATGGGGGTCCGGATCTCGTGGGCCAGCACCGCCGCCATCTCGCCCACCGCCGCCATCCGTTCGGCCTTCAGGAGTTTTTCCTGGCTCTGCTGCAGTTCCCTGACCTTGTCCTTTAAGCTCTGGTACAGCCCGGCGTTCCGGATGAAGGCCGAGACCTGTCCGGCAAAGATCTCCAGCAGGGTGACATCATCGGGGCGGATCGGCATTTTGGTGACGGCATTGTCGGCCAAAATGATCCCCAAGGCTTCCTGCTCGGCCACCAGCGGGGCCGCGATGAAGGAGTTGACCTTAAGCAGGCCGGCCAGTTCCAGGGCCCCGGGAAAAGAAGAGGCATCGCTTACCAGCAGTGGTTTCTTTGATTCCAGCACCTGCACCAGGATGTTATTCCGGTCGCTCAGGGAAACCGACATTTTATTCACCAGCTGATTGACCAGGACATTTCCCTGCACCTGGCGGTAGGGGGTCAGGGCCATTTCCCGGAAGGAGCGGGGCGACTTCTGCAGTTCGTTCCAGATGTTGAAGGCTTCCTCCGGCCCGCCCGGCCCCACCGCCATCTTCCCGGTCAATGATCTCCGGTCGCCGTCCACCAGCAGCAGAAAGGCCCGGTTCAGGCTCAGGGTCTGGGCGGAGGTGACCCCGGTCAAAATGATGTGCAGCACCTGGTCCAGGTCCAGGGTGGTCTGCAGGGCCTTGGTCGCTTCGTTCAGGATGGCCAGCTCCCGCATCTTCTGGCCCAGCTGCCGGTTGCTGGCCGTCAGTTCGGCATGGACCCCGCCCATCTCCTCCAGCAGTTTCAGGACCGTCTCGGCCATCACCTGGTCGGTCAGCCGCCGCCCGGTACTGCGCTCCAAAGTTTTCTGAAAATGGGGGCAGTCGCGGCAGCACTGGTGCAGGCGCTCCCGGATGTCCCGGTTCTGACCGTCTATGCAAACCCGGGCTTGGGAAAGCCAGCAATAATCTTCCTGGTTCTGCTTGACCGGGCAGTCCTCCCGGGTGCACAGGACCTCCTCCCAGCATTTTTTGGTCATGGCTCCCTCACTATCCGGTCGGCCGGCCCGCCCCCGCTGTCGTCCAGCTCCTGATGCCAGCCGTTCTCCATTCCCAGCTCCTCCAGCCATTCCAGGGCCTGGCGGTATTCCTCGCCGGTCAGGCGGCGGTCCAGTTCCGGGATGGCTTTGGTCTGATGGGCGGGAAAATACTGGGCCATCAGGGAAAGGTGCACCGCCGGTGATATTTCACCGGCCAAAAAAGCCAGGGCTTCCCTGGTCTGGGAAAGCTTGTTTGGCAGGACCAGGTGCCTGACGATCATCCCCCTTTGGGCTATTTCCTCCCGGTCTGTTTCAAGCTCCCCGGCCTGGCGCCACATTTCCTTGAGGGCCTGGCGGCAGACCTCCGGGTAGTCCGGAGCCTGGGAGTATTTTTCGGACGCCTCGGGATCGCAGTAACGGATGTCGGGCAGGTAAATGTCCACCACGCCGTCCAAAAGTTTCAGGGATATTTGGGAATCGTACCCGCTGGAGTTGTAGACCAGCGGCAGGTTAAAGCCCTGCTCCGCCGCCAGCCGCAGCGCCAGGAGGATCTGGGCCGTCATGTGGGAGGGGGTGACGAAGTTGATGTTGTGGCAGCCTCTTTCCTGTAATTCCAGCATCATTCCGGCCAGGCGTTCCAGGGGCACTTCCTGGCCCTGTCCCAGCTGGCTGATCGGCCAGTTCTGGCAGTAGACGCAGGCCATGTTGCAGTTGGCAAAGAAGATGGTGCCCGAGCCTTTGCTGCCAGAGATGGGGGGCTCTTCGCCCATATGGGCGTTATAGCTGGAAACAATGGGAAGACGGCCGCTGCGGCAGAATCCCTTCTGGTTCCGGGCCCGGTCCACCCCGCACTGCCGGGGGCACAGGCAGCAGGAAGACAGGAGCTTTTCGGCCTCCCGGCATCTTGCTTCCAGCCGTCCGTCCTGGAATAATTCTATGTATGAGGGCTGATGAACCATTAAATTAATATACCCGTAAAAACAAATATTGTCAAGTTAAAATGGCTCCGGGGAATGCCCATAATTCTAAAAAGTTTTCGTTGGCAGAGATCATTCCAATTCTCCCGCCAGCCGGCGCAGGCTGTACGGCCAGATTGCAGTATCTGAGGCCTTGATCAACTCCCGGGCCTGTTCTTTGTATGCCGGCTTGGCCGTGATCCGGTGAAGATGGTGGAGAATCTCAAACCGCCTTTTGCCATCCTGGTTTTCTGCCAACAGTCCGGTCAAGGCGGCCTCGGCTTCGGATTGGTTTTCCTCCGCCGTAAGCAAGGCATCCAGCAGCCTGGCCTTGAACACCATTTCCTCCCGCCCGATCTCTGCGGCCACGGCCTTGCCCGAGGCGGCATCCTCCCGGGCCCGGCTGAATTGCTTCAGGTCATAATGCAACCCGGCCCGGAAAAGGAGATAGTAGCACAGGTAATATTTAATCCCCAATTTGCTTTGGATGTCAATGGCCAGGGAATAATGCTCCAGGGCCTCCTTGTTCCGTCCCAGGGCCTGAAATACCTGCCCCAAATCGCCGTAGGCCACGCTCTCCAAAAATTTATCTCCCAGCTTTTTAGAGATGACCAGCTGTTTCTCAAAGTTCTCTTTGGCTTCCAAAAAATGCCCCTGTTTCAGGCAGCAATCGCCGATGTTATTGCTGGCTACGGCGATGCTGTTCAGTTCCCCCATCTGCGTGGCCATGGTCAGTTGTATGTTGGAACACTCTAATGCCTTCTGATAATCGCCCTGATCCATGTAGATGCTGGCCATGTTCCCCATGCCGTTGCAGATGTTGGCCGTATTCCCAACCTTTTTTGACAGTTCAATCTGCTTCCGGTAGTGGGCAAGCGCCTTATCCAGTTCGCCCAGCTCATAATACACGATCCCCAGATTTCCATATAAGGCACAGACGGCTTCCTGATCGTTGCTGGTTACCGAAAGCTCCAGGTCAGTATTGTAGTACTCTATTGCCTTTTGATACTGGCCCTGACGGTAGTGCAGGGTGCCCAAGAAATTGCAGCAGCGAGCCAACCCATAAGAGTGTTCCGCTTCTTTGAAAGTTTTATAGGCTTCTTCTAGCATGATCCGGGCCTGATCCGGCTTGCCCTTATTGGTCAGCATCCAGCCCTGATCATTCTGGCTGAGGGCCAGATGGATCCTGTCTCCGAAGCGTTCGGACATTTCCAGGTTGCGACAGTACAAGTTTTCGGCGTTATCCCACTGGCCCAGGGTCTCCAGTATGTCGGCCTTTCTTTTTATTACCAACCAGGGATAATGACTGTCGCCGCCTTGCTTGGTTATCCACAATTTCTGATGTTTATGCGGCCATTTATTCATTTTGCTTCGCTTGTACCGTTTTCTCCACAACCTCAGCCGTTGTAAGACGCTTAATGTCTTCAAGGATATCCTGTTCCCCCGGCTTGTCCCCCAACTGTCGGGCCATCTCCAGGTCGCTCCGGTAGTATGTCATTGCTTCGTCCATCTTTCCCATCTGTTCACAGGCCTTAGCCAGGTTATAAAGGGCAAAGTATTCTGCGTAGACGTCGCCGGTCCGCCGGCTGATCTCTATCGATTCCCGGTCGCAGGCCGCGGCCTTGTCGTATTGCCCTCTGGCAAAATAAACTCCCCCGATGTTTCCCAGGGCGCTGGCCCGGCCGCCCTCATCCCCCAGTTCTTTGGAAAGCTCCAGCTTTCGGTTGAGATATTCCAAAGCCTCCTTGTCCCGCCCCATCTTCAGGCAGACCAAACCCAGGTTGTTCAGCATTTCACTCTCGCTGGAACGGTCTTGTTTGAGCCTGGCTTCCGACATCAGCTCCAGGGCCATGTTTTCTGCCTTTTCATATTCCTTAAGGTTGCTGGCGATCTTAAGCAGGGTGGACCTGCACTGGTAAATCCCGGGACCATCACCGGCCGTTTGATAGATCCCCAAAGCCATGGCGGTCTTGGCCTCGGCCTCGGCGAACTTTCCCCGTTGGGCCTCTATGATGCCCAGCTTCAGCAGGCATCGGCCCTGGTAAACCGGGGTTTCCAGTTCCCGGGCCCGGACCAGATCCTGTTCCAGCATGGCGATCAGTTCGTTCCATCGGCCGATGCGGTGCAATACATCAGACTTGGCAGCCCGCAGCTGAAAGGGAAAGAACCGGCCTCCGGGGGAGGACATCCAATGGGTCTTCCGCTTATTGAAATAACCTTGTGCCATAAATTGCAAAACAGTATCTAATCCCTGACCACAAAGCTGGCCAGGACTTTTTTCCTCAAGCCCCCGGAAAAGACTATGGACAGCTTCATCTCCTCGCCCTCGCCCTCCACCTCCACCACCTTGCCCCGGCCCCAGACCGAATGCCGGACGGCCTTGCCCTTGATGGTCTCGGTCTCCGGCAGGTCCTGGTCCATGTCCTCGGCCGGGGCCCGGGTGATCTCGGTCTTTCCGGCCCGGCCCTGGATCTCCAGCAGGTCGCGGGGAAGCTCGGCCAGAAAGCGCGAGGGCACGGCCGGCATCAGCCCGCCGAAGCGGCGCCGGGATGAGGCCAGGCAGAGGTGCAGGCTCTTTTTGGCCCGGGTGATGGCCACGTAAAAGAGGCGCCGCTCCTCCTCCAGCTCCTGGCGGGATTCGACCGAGGCCGAGTGCGGCAGCAGGCCGTCCTCCAGCCCGGCGATGTAGACGTGGTCAAACTCCAGCCCCTTGGCGTTGTGCATGGTCATCAGGGTGACCGCCTGTGACTGGGGGTCCCA
It encodes:
- a CDS encoding ATP-binding protein; amino-acid sequence: MTKKCWEEVLCTREDCPVKQNQEDYCWLSQARVCIDGQNRDIRERLHQCCRDCPHFQKTLERSTGRRLTDQVMAETVLKLLEEMGGVHAELTASNRQLGQKMRELAILNEATKALQTTLDLDQVLHIILTGVTSAQTLSLNRAFLLLVDGDRRSLTGKMAVGPGGPEEAFNIWNELQKSPRSFREMALTPYRQVQGNVLVNQLVNKMSVSLSDRNNILVQVLESKKPLLVSDASSFPGALELAGLLKVNSFIAAPLVAEQEALGIILADNAVTKMPIRPDDVTLLEIFAGQVSAFIRNAGLYQSLKDKVRELQQSQEKLLKAERMAAVGEMAAVLAHEIRTPMVSIGGFVNSMIREKPDDPQFGQQLKIISSEIDRLEGVLTDTLELSRFKEPELVSESINDVVKRCLGVLRTEFDRQSIKVEMSMEEGLEPVWIDRRQFPQVLMNILKNALHAMPLGGQLSVRTFLDAQKEMVISISDTGSGISRQALEHVFEPKFTTKRGGLGIGLAVSKKIVEGHRGSIAVSSAEGRGTSFVIRLPSGNQTAV
- a CDS encoding tetratricopeptide repeat protein — protein: MNKWPHKHQKLWITKQGGDSHYPWLVIKRKADILETLGQWDNAENLYCRNLEMSERFGDRIHLALSQNDQGWMLTNKGKPDQARIMLEEAYKTFKEAEHSYGLARCCNFLGTLHYRQGQYQKAIEYYNTDLELSVTSNDQEAVCALYGNLGIVYYELGELDKALAHYRKQIELSKKVGNTANICNGMGNMASIYMDQGDYQKALECSNIQLTMATQMGELNSIAVASNNIGDCCLKQGHFLEAKENFEKQLVISKKLGDKFLESVAYGDLGQVFQALGRNKEALEHYSLAIDIQSKLGIKYYLCYYLLFRAGLHYDLKQFSRAREDAASGKAVAAEIGREEMVFKARLLDALLTAEENQSEAEAALTGLLAENQDGKRRFEILHHLHRITAKPAYKEQARELIKASDTAIWPYSLRRLAGELE
- a CDS encoding tetratricopeptide repeat protein produces the protein MSSPGGRFFPFQLRAAKSDVLHRIGRWNELIAMLEQDLVRARELETPVYQGRCLLKLGIIEAQRGKFAEAEAKTAMALGIYQTAGDGPGIYQCRSTLLKIASNLKEYEKAENMALELMSEARLKQDRSSESEMLNNLGLVCLKMGRDKEALEYLNRKLELSKELGDEGGRASALGNIGGVYFARGQYDKAAACDRESIEISRRTGDVYAEYFALYNLAKACEQMGKMDEAMTYYRSDLEMARQLGDKPGEQDILEDIKRLTTAEVVEKTVQAKQNE
- a CDS encoding radical SAM protein, whose product is MVHQPSYIELFQDGRLEARCREAEKLLSSCCLCPRQCGVDRARNQKGFCRSGRLPIVSSYNAHMGEEPPISGSKGSGTIFFANCNMACVYCQNWPISQLGQGQEVPLERLAGMMLELQERGCHNINFVTPSHMTAQILLALRLAAEQGFNLPLVYNSSGYDSQISLKLLDGVVDIYLPDIRYCDPEASEKYSQAPDYPEVCRQALKEMWRQAGELETDREEIAQRGMIVRHLVLPNKLSQTREALAFLAGEISPAVHLSLMAQYFPAHQTKAIPELDRRLTGEEYRQALEWLEELGMENGWHQELDDSGGGPADRIVREP
- a CDS encoding response regulator, which codes for MGKLLVVDDDQNLRLLYQKELEAMGHQITTAASAEEARQCFEKEKPELVVLDLKLTAEEGGLEALRWMRDFDPRIPIVINTAYPAYKADFSSWLADAYIVKSGNLEELKATISKLLNKNQ